One genomic segment of Deinococcus depolymerans includes these proteins:
- a CDS encoding HD domain-containing phosphohydrolase has protein sequence MSTSAPDSETLLLAVTRKLLAQSSENELCREGLTFLSELLGADLGLLHLRVSEHEYTLGASWGEHPLLDVHRVQVMEPEWVTLLTAGTWISAAVPSPEWRGPPERNYARLGAQHLVNFGLFNGPDLVGTVNLLFNRPRPDLNGLGVLGTIGALWGTLLSRMKAEEGVRAREAMLRTVTDQGTDLVTVLNRQGFVLYQSGGARLLLGRSAKDVTGRAALNVVHPDDLERVQEAFAALGRVPDSTVNLTFRALHRDGRVLWLEARGRNLLHEPAVRGVVVHSRDVTAQQRDRRFLERRVQELTLMHETSLQLQRAQTVQEVACRVVQLIEERLGHPFVRVASLDADGSLVTLARETGGPSEPVATGFAGECLRLGRSVLVGDVRLDPLYERPGGAHGDRVRSELVTPLRVAGQPWGVLAVESPEVDAFDDGDRQALETVAGQVGAALANVLLLADLRGSRDELRRAYDQTIEGWARALDFRDRETEGHSQRVTELAVSLARRMGLRGEQLVHLRRGALLHDIGKMGIPDAILLKPGPLDEEEWAVMRRHPEMALSLLEPIEFLRDALDIPSAHHEKWNGRGYPAGLAGEEIPLAARIFAVIDVWDALRHDRPYRPAWDAARARALLEAESGEHFDPAVVRAFLAWLDEADGQVLDGGKGHVS, from the coding sequence ATGTCCACTTCCGCTCCCGATAGTGAAACGCTGCTGCTCGCCGTGACCCGGAAGCTGCTGGCCCAGTCCAGTGAGAACGAACTGTGCCGTGAGGGCCTGACGTTCCTGTCGGAGCTGCTCGGCGCGGACCTGGGGCTGCTGCACCTGCGCGTCTCGGAGCACGAGTACACGCTGGGGGCGTCGTGGGGTGAGCATCCGCTGCTGGACGTTCACCGGGTGCAGGTGATGGAGCCCGAGTGGGTGACGCTGCTGACGGCCGGCACCTGGATCAGTGCGGCCGTGCCGTCGCCCGAGTGGCGTGGACCGCCGGAACGGAACTACGCGCGGCTGGGAGCGCAGCACCTCGTGAATTTCGGGTTGTTCAACGGCCCGGACCTGGTCGGAACGGTGAACCTGCTGTTCAACCGGCCCCGCCCGGACCTGAACGGGCTGGGGGTGCTGGGCACCATCGGGGCGTTGTGGGGGACGCTGCTCAGCCGCATGAAGGCCGAGGAGGGCGTCCGGGCGCGCGAGGCGATGCTGCGGACCGTGACGGATCAGGGAACGGATCTGGTGACGGTCCTCAACCGTCAGGGGTTCGTGCTGTACCAGAGTGGAGGCGCGCGGTTGCTGCTGGGCCGCAGCGCCAAGGACGTGACGGGACGGGCGGCGTTGAACGTCGTGCATCCCGACGACCTGGAGCGGGTGCAGGAAGCTTTCGCGGCGCTTGGGCGGGTGCCGGATTCGACCGTGAACCTGACCTTCCGCGCGTTGCACCGGGACGGGCGGGTGTTGTGGCTGGAGGCGCGCGGCCGGAACCTGCTGCATGAACCGGCGGTGCGGGGGGTGGTGGTGCACTCGCGGGACGTGACGGCGCAGCAGCGGGACCGGCGTTTCCTGGAGCGGCGGGTGCAGGAACTCACGCTGATGCACGAGACCAGCCTGCAGCTGCAGCGGGCGCAGACGGTGCAGGAGGTGGCCTGCCGGGTCGTGCAGCTGATCGAGGAGCGGCTGGGGCATCCGTTCGTGCGGGTGGCCAGTCTGGACGCCGACGGGTCACTCGTGACGCTGGCCCGGGAGACCGGCGGGCCGTCCGAACCGGTCGCGACCGGATTCGCGGGAGAGTGCCTGCGCCTGGGCCGCAGCGTGCTGGTGGGCGACGTGCGGCTCGATCCGCTGTATGAGCGGCCCGGCGGCGCTCACGGTGACCGTGTCCGGAGCGAGCTCGTCACGCCGTTGCGGGTGGCGGGGCAGCCGTGGGGGGTGCTGGCGGTCGAGAGTCCGGAAGTGGACGCCTTTGACGACGGGGACCGGCAGGCGCTGGAGACGGTGGCGGGGCAGGTGGGCGCGGCGCTGGCGAATGTGCTGCTGCTCGCGGACCTGCGCGGCAGCCGGGACGAGTTACGCCGCGCCTACGACCAGACCATCGAGGGCTGGGCGCGGGCGCTGGATTTCCGTGACCGGGAGACCGAGGGGCACAGTCAGCGGGTGACGGAGCTGGCCGTCAGTCTCGCGCGGCGGATGGGGCTGCGCGGCGAGCAGCTCGTGCACCTGCGTCGCGGGGCGCTGCTGCACGACATCGGGAAGATGGGCATTCCGGACGCGATCCTGCTGAAACCCGGCCCGCTGGACGAGGAGGAATGGGCGGTCATGCGCCGCCACCCGGAGATGGCACTGTCGCTCCTGGAACCCATCGAGTTCCTGCGGGACGCGCTGGACATTCCGTCCGCGCACCACGAGAAATGGAACGGCCGGGGGTACCCGGCGGGTCTGGCGGGCGAGGAGATTCCGCTGGCGGCCAGGATCTTCGCGGTGATTGACGTGTGGGACGCCCTGCGGCATGACCGGCCGTACCGGCCCGCCTGGGACGCCGCGCGGGCCCGCGCGCTGCTGGAGGCCGAATCGGGGGAGCATTTCGATCCGGCGGTGGTGAGGGCGTTCCTGGCGTGGCTGGACGAGGCGGACGGTCAGGTCCTGGACGGGGGGAAAGGGCATGTCTCCTGA